One Psychrobacillus glaciei genomic region harbors:
- the yaaA gene encoding S4 domain-containing protein YaaA produces MENIRFDTEFITLGQLLKMTDVISSGGMAKWFLSENSVYVNGEIDQRRGRKLRNKDIVNIPGVGIFQLIGPENGD; encoded by the coding sequence TTGGAAAATATTCGATTTGACACGGAATTTATCACACTTGGTCAGTTATTAAAAATGACAGATGTAATAAGTTCTGGTGGGATGGCTAAATGGTTTTTAAGTGAAAATAGTGTTTATGTGAATGGTGAAATAGATCAGCGAAGAGGCCGAAAGCTTCGGAATAAGGATATAGTGAATATTCCTGGTGTAGGAATATTCCAATTGATTGGACCAGAGAACGGGGATTGA
- the recF gene encoding DNA replication/repair protein RecF (All proteins in this family for which functions are known are DNA-binding proteins that assist the filamentation of RecA onto DNA for the initiation of recombination or recombinational repair.): MYIERLELKDYRNYDSIQLDFSSKINVFIGENAQGKTNLMESLYVLSMAKSHRTANDKELIRWDADYGKIKGDIQKKYGRLPLELILSKKGKKAKVNHLEQTKLSYYIGQLNVVMFAPEDLYLVKGSPQVRRRFLDMEIGQISPVYLHDLLHFQKVLKQRNHILKQHQGKSLLNDVMFDVYTEQYIDAAVKVIQKRFQFMDLLQKWAEPIHFGISRGLEKLTVSYHTASGIKADWSENEMKEHLEKRLFESQKRELDRGVTLTGPHRDDLQFFVNNYDVQTFGSQGQQRTTALSLKLAEIELIKQEVGEAPVLLLDDVLSELDDYRQSHLLNTIQGDVQTFVTTTSVDGLAHETIQQAQMFHVEQGAVVIKQ; the protein is encoded by the coding sequence ATGTATATCGAACGATTAGAACTAAAAGATTACCGTAATTATGATTCTATTCAATTGGATTTTTCCTCTAAAATTAATGTCTTTATCGGAGAAAATGCGCAAGGAAAAACAAATTTAATGGAATCACTATATGTTTTATCTATGGCGAAGTCACACAGAACAGCTAATGATAAAGAATTGATACGTTGGGATGCAGACTATGGTAAAATAAAAGGTGATATTCAAAAGAAATATGGTCGTTTGCCTTTAGAATTGATATTGTCAAAAAAAGGTAAAAAAGCAAAAGTTAATCACCTCGAGCAAACAAAGCTTAGTTATTATATTGGACAGTTGAATGTAGTGATGTTTGCACCAGAAGATTTATATTTAGTAAAAGGAAGTCCACAAGTTAGAAGACGGTTTCTTGACATGGAGATCGGTCAAATTTCCCCTGTTTATTTACATGATTTACTTCATTTCCAAAAAGTATTAAAACAACGAAATCATATTCTAAAACAGCATCAAGGGAAATCATTATTAAACGACGTCATGTTTGATGTATATACAGAACAATATATAGATGCTGCTGTAAAGGTTATTCAAAAAAGATTTCAATTCATGGACTTATTACAAAAGTGGGCAGAGCCAATTCATTTTGGTATTTCTAGAGGTCTAGAAAAGTTGACAGTATCCTATCATACAGCTTCTGGCATAAAAGCAGATTGGTCGGAAAATGAAATGAAAGAACATCTAGAAAAAAGATTATTTGAAAGTCAAAAAAGAGAACTTGATAGAGGTGTAACCTTAACAGGTCCTCACAGAGATGATCTCCAATTTTTTGTGAATAATTATGATGTTCAAACATTCGGATCCCAAGGACAACAGCGTACAACGGCATTATCTTTAAAACTTGCTGAGATAGAGCTTATAAAACAGGAGGTAGGTGAAGCTCCTGTTTTATTACTGGATGACGTTTTGTCAGAACTTGATGATTATAGACAGTCTCATTTGTTAAATACCATTCAAGGGGATGTACAAACCTTTGTCACTACTACAAGTGTAGATGGTCTTGCACATGAAACTATTCAACAGGCTCAAATGTTTCATGTGGAACAAGGGGCAGTTGTGATAAAACAATAA
- a CDS encoding HD-GYP domain-containing protein: MEYTLENLDELKLGSMIAEDILVNTQSPIIRKDTKVSREHIQVLRAFNINKVPIVIDNQFSRSDEEIISKLNNKKVNKIIKETLPEMKVEFINLYNDGVNNFQKEFNTWESGMKVDVAKLRNILIPIIESALEERQIFFHLNDYSSIEQYIAHHSIAVGILSGAIAKKMGYSVGQTIQIATAGLMADIGMAKVDKKIREKKAYLTEADFSEIKKHTIHSFQMVKDSPLLKPEMKIAIFQHHERLDGSGYPKGEKLDSISTLSQIIAVADVYHAMTSERIYRAKTSSFKVLEMIKEEEFGKYNIEVVNALISLVGALPISTPVLLSTGEKGEIVFMHRDLPFRPMIRLTESGQIIDLAANRTVHIETIM; the protein is encoded by the coding sequence TTGGAATATACATTAGAGAATTTAGACGAGTTAAAATTAGGAAGTATGATTGCGGAAGATATTTTGGTTAACACGCAATCTCCTATTATACGAAAAGACACGAAAGTATCAAGAGAGCATATTCAAGTATTACGTGCTTTTAATATAAACAAAGTACCAATAGTAATTGATAACCAATTTAGTAGATCTGACGAAGAAATAATAAGCAAATTAAACAACAAAAAAGTAAATAAAATAATAAAAGAAACTCTACCAGAAATGAAAGTGGAATTTATCAATTTATATAATGATGGAGTGAATAATTTTCAAAAGGAATTTAATACTTGGGAATCGGGGATGAAAGTTGATGTAGCAAAGTTACGAAATATATTAATACCTATAATAGAAAGTGCATTGGAAGAAAGACAAATCTTTTTCCATTTGAATGACTACTCTTCTATAGAACAGTATATTGCTCATCATTCCATAGCAGTTGGAATACTTTCTGGTGCCATCGCTAAAAAAATGGGATACTCAGTTGGACAAACTATTCAAATTGCAACTGCAGGCTTAATGGCTGATATTGGAATGGCAAAAGTAGATAAAAAAATTAGAGAAAAAAAGGCGTATTTAACGGAAGCAGACTTTTCCGAGATTAAGAAACATACGATTCACAGTTTTCAAATGGTTAAAGACAGTCCTTTACTAAAGCCTGAGATGAAAATTGCTATTTTCCAACATCACGAAAGATTAGATGGTAGTGGTTATCCAAAAGGTGAAAAGTTGGATAGTATTTCCACGCTTTCTCAAATAATTGCTGTAGCGGATGTTTATCATGCTATGACATCAGAACGAATATATCGCGCAAAAACTTCATCTTTTAAAGTATTGGAAATGATTAAAGAAGAAGAGTTCGGTAAATATAATATTGAGGTCGTAAATGCTTTGATTTCATTAGTAGGTGCTCTACCTATTTCTACACCAGTTCTTTTATCTACAGGGGAAAAAGGAGAAATAGTTTTCATGCATAGAGATTTGCCATTTCGACCTATGATTAGATTAACTGAATCTGGCCAAATAATTGATTTGGCAGCCAATAGAACTGTTCATATAGAGACAATTATGTAA
- the gyrB gene encoding DNA topoisomerase (ATP-hydrolyzing) subunit B yields the protein MEEKELESSYDAEQIQVLEGLEAVRKRPGMYIGTTSSKGLHHLVWEIVDNSIDEALAGYCDHIIVTIEKDNWIRVEDNGRGIPVSNQEKMGKPAVEVIMTVLHAGGKFGGGGYKVSGGLHGVGASVVNALSEFTEVYVKRDGKIHSIKFERGDVSSPLAVVGDSDETGTLTRFKADFEIFTETTVYEFDLLSHRVRELAYLNRGLSITIADEREGQEKSFKYYYEGGIKSYVEDLNKSKEPITEEAIFVEGEKDGISIEIAMQYNAGYSSNILSFANNINTYEGGTHESGFKMALTRVINDYARKNGLLKDADTNLSGDDVREGLTAIVSVKHPDPQFEGQTKTKLGNSEVSTITNSLFAEGFDRFLLENPQVARKVVDKGLMAARARLAAKKAREFTRRKSALEVSSLPGKLADCSSRVPAESELYIVEGDSAGGSAKSGRDRHFQAILPLRGKILNVEKARLDRILGNAEIRAMITALGTGIGEEFTLEKARYHKIIIMTDADVDGAHIRTLLLTFFFRFMRPLIEAGYVYAAQPPLYQVKQGKHVEYCYNDEQLKEIIDRLPKTSKPNIQRYKGLGEMDATQLWDTTMDPDVRTLLQINLDNAMEADAVFEQLMGEDVEPRRLFIEENAVYVKNLDI from the coding sequence ATGGAAGAAAAAGAATTAGAATCCTCTTATGATGCTGAACAGATACAAGTTTTAGAGGGATTAGAAGCTGTAAGAAAACGTCCAGGGATGTATATTGGTACTACCAGTTCAAAAGGACTCCACCATTTGGTGTGGGAAATAGTCGATAATAGTATTGATGAAGCGCTTGCAGGCTATTGCGATCATATTATCGTCACAATTGAAAAAGACAATTGGATCCGAGTAGAAGATAATGGACGTGGAATCCCTGTAAGTAATCAAGAAAAAATGGGAAAACCAGCAGTTGAAGTAATCATGACCGTTCTCCATGCTGGAGGTAAATTTGGCGGTGGAGGCTATAAAGTCTCCGGTGGACTTCACGGAGTTGGTGCATCTGTTGTAAATGCCCTTTCCGAGTTTACAGAAGTATATGTTAAACGTGATGGAAAAATTCATAGTATTAAATTTGAACGAGGAGATGTTAGTTCTCCATTAGCTGTTGTTGGTGATTCAGATGAAACTGGAACATTAACAAGATTTAAAGCAGACTTTGAAATTTTCACTGAAACTACTGTATATGAATTTGATCTCTTATCCCATCGTGTACGTGAACTGGCTTATCTAAATCGCGGTTTGTCTATTACAATTGCGGATGAACGAGAAGGACAAGAAAAATCTTTTAAATATTATTATGAAGGCGGAATAAAATCTTACGTGGAGGATCTTAATAAATCTAAAGAGCCAATTACGGAAGAAGCAATATTTGTAGAAGGCGAAAAAGATGGTATTTCCATTGAAATTGCTATGCAATATAATGCCGGATATTCGTCTAATATATTATCTTTTGCGAATAATATTAATACGTATGAGGGTGGAACACATGAGTCAGGTTTCAAAATGGCACTCACTCGTGTTATTAATGACTACGCTAGAAAAAATGGTCTCTTAAAAGATGCGGATACTAATCTATCGGGGGACGATGTAAGGGAAGGTTTAACAGCAATCGTCTCCGTTAAACACCCTGATCCCCAATTTGAAGGACAAACGAAGACAAAACTAGGTAATTCAGAAGTGAGTACTATTACCAATAGTTTATTTGCAGAAGGTTTTGATCGTTTTTTATTAGAAAATCCCCAAGTTGCCCGAAAAGTTGTAGACAAAGGCCTAATGGCTGCAAGAGCTCGTCTCGCTGCAAAAAAAGCTCGTGAATTTACTCGTAGAAAGTCAGCTTTAGAAGTTTCAAGTCTTCCTGGCAAACTGGCAGATTGTTCTTCGCGTGTACCTGCAGAAAGCGAATTGTATATCGTAGAAGGTGACTCTGCTGGTGGTTCGGCAAAATCAGGACGAGATCGTCACTTCCAAGCAATATTACCTTTGCGTGGGAAAATTTTAAACGTGGAAAAAGCACGTTTAGATAGAATTCTTGGAAACGCTGAAATACGTGCCATGATTACAGCTCTTGGTACCGGTATTGGAGAAGAATTTACTTTAGAAAAAGCTCGTTACCATAAAATAATCATAATGACTGATGCCGATGTTGACGGTGCACATATTAGAACTTTATTACTTACATTCTTCTTTCGATTCATGAGACCATTAATCGAAGCTGGCTATGTGTATGCTGCACAACCACCGTTATATCAAGTGAAACAAGGGAAACATGTAGAATATTGCTATAATGACGAACAACTAAAAGAAATTATAGATCGTTTACCGAAAACTTCAAAACCTAATATTCAACGATATAAAGGGCTCGGTGAAATGGATGCAACGCAACTATGGGATACAACAATGGACCCCGACGTTCGCACATTACTTCAAATAAACTTAGACAATGCTATGGAGGCTGATGCTGTATTTGAACAGTTAATGGGTGAAGATGTAGAGCCTAGACGTCTATTTATCGAAGAAAATGCAGTATACGTTAAAAATTTAGATATTTAA
- the dnaA gene encoding chromosomal replication initiator protein DnaA, giving the protein MEHLEELWAKVLSEVEKKTSKPSFETWLKSTKLLSYKGETVTIAAPNSFARDWLENHYVHLIAGILTELTGNELLISFVVPKNQGLDDFEVPSPKISSSNGDQPDFSPGMLNSKYTFDTFVIGSGNRFAHAASLAVAEAPAKAYNPLFVYGGVGLGKTHLMHAIGHYVQEHNPNAKVVYLSSEKFTNEFINSIRDNKTIEFRNKYRNIDVLLIDDIQFLAGKESTQEEFFHTFNALHEESKQIVISSDRPPKEIPTLEDRLRSRFEWGLITDIAPPDLETRTAILRKKARADGLDISDEVMAYIANQIDSNIRELEGALIRVVAYSSLVNKDINPDLAAEALKDILPNARPRIITILDIQKVVGEHFHIRLEDFTAKKRTKSIAFPRQVAMYLSRELTDFSLPKIGEEFGGRDHTTVIHAHEKISRMLKDDLNLQDDVKQIKSILGR; this is encoded by the coding sequence TTGGAACATTTAGAAGAACTATGGGCTAAAGTTCTCTCTGAGGTAGAAAAAAAGACTTCTAAACCTAGTTTTGAAACTTGGTTAAAGTCAACCAAGCTACTTTCATATAAAGGAGAAACTGTAACGATAGCTGCTCCTAATTCCTTTGCAAGAGATTGGCTTGAAAATCATTATGTTCACCTAATTGCCGGAATACTAACTGAGTTAACAGGCAATGAACTACTTATTTCGTTTGTTGTACCTAAAAATCAAGGTTTGGATGATTTTGAAGTACCAAGTCCTAAAATTTCTTCAAGTAATGGAGATCAACCTGATTTTTCACCAGGAATGTTAAATTCCAAGTATACGTTCGATACATTTGTAATTGGCTCTGGAAACCGCTTTGCTCATGCTGCATCTTTAGCTGTGGCAGAGGCTCCTGCAAAAGCCTATAACCCTTTATTTGTATATGGAGGAGTTGGATTAGGTAAAACCCACTTAATGCATGCGATTGGTCATTATGTTCAAGAACACAATCCAAATGCAAAAGTGGTTTATTTATCTTCAGAAAAATTTACAAATGAGTTTATTAACTCCATCCGTGATAATAAAACAATTGAATTTCGCAATAAATATCGTAATATTGATGTCCTATTAATTGATGATATTCAATTCCTTGCAGGAAAAGAATCAACTCAGGAAGAATTTTTTCATACTTTTAATGCTTTACATGAAGAATCTAAGCAAATTGTCATTTCAAGTGATCGACCACCAAAAGAAATTCCTACACTTGAGGATCGTCTTCGTTCAAGATTTGAATGGGGTTTGATAACAGATATTGCACCACCTGATTTAGAAACTAGAACAGCAATTTTACGCAAAAAGGCAAGAGCGGATGGCTTAGATATATCGGACGAAGTAATGGCTTATATTGCAAATCAAATAGATTCGAATATTCGCGAATTAGAAGGTGCACTGATACGAGTAGTTGCCTATTCTTCTCTCGTAAATAAAGATATTAACCCTGACTTAGCCGCCGAAGCACTTAAAGACATTTTGCCAAACGCTCGTCCACGAATTATTACAATTCTAGATATTCAAAAGGTTGTAGGAGAGCATTTTCATATAAGACTAGAGGATTTCACTGCTAAAAAACGGACTAAATCTATTGCATTTCCTCGACAAGTAGCAATGTATCTTTCTCGCGAGTTAACTGATTTCTCTTTACCTAAAATTGGAGAAGAGTTTGGAGGACGCGATCACACGACTGTGATTCATGCGCATGAGAAAATTTCGAGAATGCTTAAAGATGATCTAAACTTACAAGATGATGTAAAACAAATAAAGTCTATTTTAGGACGATAA
- the gyrA gene encoding DNA gyrase subunit A yields MSEIPNKGVRGINISQEMKTSFLDYAMSVIVSRALPDVRDGLKPVHRRILYGMQELGNTPDKPHKKSARIVGDVMGKYHPHGDSSIYEAMVRMAQDFSYRYMLVDGHGNFGSVDGDGAAAMRYTESRMSKIALELLRDINKNTIDYKDNYDGQEKEPVVLPSRYPNLLVNGASGIAVGMATNIPSHNLGEVIDGVLALSENPAITIEELMTIIPGPDFPTAGIILGRSGIRRAYETGRGSILIRAKVEIELKASGKEVIIVTELPYQVNKARLIEKIAELVRDKKIDGITHLADESDRNGMRIVIEVRKDANSHVLLNNLYKQTALQSSFGVNMLALVDNQPKVLNIKEMLYHYLEHQKVIIRRRTQFELNKAEDRAHILEGLRIALDHIDEIITLIRASQTGEEAKNGLMEKFNLSERQAQAILDMRLQRLTGLERDKIEDEYSALVKLIDELKFILANDYRILEIIREEITEIKDRYSDKRRTEIVAGGAEVLEDEDLIPVENSVLTLTNKGYIKRLPANTYKSQKRGGRGVQGMGTNENDFVEHLLYTSTHDTILFFTNKGKVYRARGFEVPEYGRTAKGLPLVNLLGIEKDEQVTAMIPMASFEEDNYFIFTTKQGVTKRSPVSGFAHIRANGLIAISLREDDELIAVRLTDGSKQIIIGTRQGKLVRFEETDIRSMGRTAGGVRGIRLKDDDYVVGMEIIEPEQEILVVTENGYGKRTPEIEYRLQSRGGMGVKTCQITDKNGPLSAVKAVDGTEDLMLITINGMLIRMDVNDISITGRSTQGVRLMRLSDDELIATVAKVEKVEKEDEEEEEEVVNEISSNEINGSIIENTEE; encoded by the coding sequence ATGTCGGAAATTCCAAATAAAGGCGTTAGAGGCATTAATATTAGTCAAGAAATGAAAACATCTTTCCTTGACTATGCAATGAGCGTAATTGTATCCCGTGCATTACCAGATGTTCGTGATGGTTTAAAACCCGTTCATCGTCGAATCTTATATGGTATGCAAGAATTGGGGAATACACCGGATAAACCTCATAAAAAATCTGCTCGTATTGTTGGAGACGTTATGGGGAAGTATCATCCACATGGTGACTCTTCCATTTATGAAGCAATGGTTCGTATGGCACAAGATTTTAGTTATCGTTATATGTTGGTGGATGGTCATGGTAACTTTGGTTCTGTAGATGGTGACGGAGCAGCTGCTATGCGTTATACAGAATCTCGTATGTCTAAAATTGCTTTAGAATTATTACGGGACATCAATAAAAATACCATTGATTATAAAGATAACTACGATGGACAAGAAAAAGAACCCGTTGTTTTACCTAGTAGATATCCAAACTTACTGGTAAATGGTGCTTCGGGTATTGCTGTAGGGATGGCAACAAATATTCCTTCTCATAATTTAGGTGAAGTAATTGATGGAGTATTAGCTTTATCTGAAAATCCTGCAATTACAATTGAAGAGTTAATGACCATAATCCCTGGTCCTGACTTTCCTACTGCGGGTATTATCTTAGGTAGAAGCGGCATTCGTCGTGCATATGAAACTGGTAGAGGTTCTATATTAATTCGAGCAAAAGTTGAAATAGAGCTAAAAGCTAGTGGTAAAGAAGTAATTATTGTTACTGAATTACCTTATCAAGTAAACAAAGCACGTTTAATCGAGAAGATTGCAGAATTAGTTCGTGATAAAAAAATTGATGGTATTACCCATTTAGCAGATGAATCTGACCGAAATGGAATGCGAATTGTAATTGAAGTTAGAAAAGATGCTAATTCACATGTTTTACTTAACAATTTATATAAACAAACTGCATTACAATCTAGCTTTGGAGTCAATATGCTCGCACTTGTTGATAATCAACCTAAAGTATTGAACATAAAAGAAATGCTTTACCATTATCTAGAGCATCAAAAAGTAATTATTCGTCGTCGCACTCAATTTGAGCTAAATAAAGCAGAAGATCGTGCTCATATTTTAGAGGGCTTACGAATTGCTTTAGATCATATAGATGAAATTATTACATTAATCAGAGCTTCTCAAACCGGCGAAGAAGCAAAAAATGGTTTGATGGAGAAATTCAATTTGTCTGAACGTCAAGCCCAAGCAATTTTAGATATGCGTTTGCAGCGTTTAACAGGGTTAGAACGTGATAAAATTGAAGACGAATATAGTGCACTTGTAAAACTAATAGATGAATTGAAATTTATTTTAGCCAATGACTATAGAATACTTGAGATAATAAGAGAAGAGATTACAGAAATTAAAGATCGTTATAGTGATAAGCGAAGAACAGAAATTGTTGCTGGTGGAGCAGAAGTGTTAGAAGATGAAGACTTAATTCCAGTGGAAAACTCTGTCCTTACTTTAACCAATAAAGGTTACATTAAACGTTTACCTGCAAATACGTATAAGAGCCAAAAACGTGGAGGTCGTGGTGTCCAAGGAATGGGAACGAACGAAAATGACTTCGTAGAACATTTATTGTATACATCAACACATGACACTATATTGTTTTTTACAAACAAAGGAAAAGTGTATCGTGCAAGAGGATTCGAAGTTCCGGAATATGGCCGTACAGCGAAAGGCTTGCCACTTGTTAACTTGCTAGGTATTGAAAAAGATGAACAAGTTACCGCAATGATACCAATGGCTTCTTTCGAAGAAGATAACTATTTCATATTCACTACAAAACAAGGTGTAACGAAGCGCTCTCCTGTATCTGGTTTTGCTCATATTCGAGCAAATGGATTAATAGCCATCTCTTTACGTGAAGACGATGAACTTATTGCAGTACGCTTAACAGATGGAAGTAAACAAATCATTATTGGGACACGTCAAGGAAAATTAGTCCGATTTGAAGAAACAGATATCCGCTCTATGGGTAGAACAGCTGGTGGGGTTAGAGGCATTCGTTTAAAAGATGACGATTATGTAGTTGGTATGGAAATTATCGAACCTGAACAAGAAATTTTAGTTGTAACAGAAAATGGTTACGGCAAACGAACACCAGAAATAGAATACCGCTTACAGAGTCGTGGTGGAATGGGTGTAAAAACTTGCCAAATTACCGATAAAAACGGTCCTTTATCTGCAGTTAAGGCAGTTGATGGAACTGAGGATCTAATGTTAATTACGATAAACGGTATGCTTATTCGTATGGATGTAAATGATATATCAATAACTGGTAGAAGCACACAAGGTGTCCGATTAATGAGATTATCGGATGACGAGTTAATTGCTACTGTTGCAAAAGTAGAAAAAGTAGAAAAAGAAGACGAAGAAGAAGAAGAAGAAGTAGTAAATGAAATTTCTTCTAATGAAATAAATGGGTCTATAATAGAAAATACAGAAGAATAA
- the dnaN gene encoding DNA polymerase III subunit beta: MKFNITRDSLLEGLNDVMKAVSSKTTVPILTGLKLEVINSGLYITGSDSDITIQTFIPTEKNGEQIIKITETGSIVLQAKVFSEIVRKLPTNDVEIEVTNQFQTHIRSGKSEFSLIGLDATEYPLLPQIEENRQFFMPSDLLKSIIKETVFAVSTSESRPVLTGVNWQIKNGELHCVATDSHRLASRKTSVKELPEEEYTVVIPGKSLNELNKILEETSSEVAIVMTQQQILFKTEDVLFYSRLLEGNYPDTSRLIPSEYKTTILVNGKSLLQAIDRASLLAREERNNVVRFSTIGEGFVEVSSNSPEIGNVEEQILAESIEGEELKISFSAKYMMDALKAIDGQDIKILFSGTMRPFVLKSVHDDSILQLILPVRTY; encoded by the coding sequence ATGAAATTCAATATAACAAGAGATAGTTTGTTAGAGGGATTGAATGATGTAATGAAAGCGGTAAGTTCTAAAACAACTGTTCCGATATTAACTGGATTAAAATTAGAGGTTATAAATTCAGGCCTTTATATTACTGGTAGTGATTCTGATATCACAATTCAAACATTTATCCCTACAGAAAAAAATGGAGAACAAATTATTAAAATTACGGAAACAGGTTCTATAGTTTTACAAGCAAAAGTATTTAGTGAGATTGTACGTAAGTTGCCTACAAATGATGTAGAGATTGAAGTTACTAACCAGTTTCAAACACATATTCGCTCAGGAAAATCTGAATTTAGTCTAATAGGATTAGATGCCACCGAATATCCGTTACTTCCGCAAATTGAAGAAAATCGTCAATTTTTTATGCCTTCAGACTTATTAAAATCAATTATTAAAGAAACTGTATTTGCTGTATCTACCTCAGAAAGCCGCCCTGTCCTCACTGGAGTAAACTGGCAGATTAAAAATGGTGAACTTCATTGTGTAGCAACAGATAGTCATCGATTAGCCAGTAGAAAAACTAGCGTAAAAGAATTACCGGAAGAAGAATATACTGTTGTAATTCCAGGGAAGAGCTTAAACGAATTAAATAAAATATTAGAAGAAACATCTTCTGAAGTTGCTATTGTAATGACCCAACAACAAATACTATTTAAAACAGAAGATGTATTATTTTATTCTAGATTATTAGAAGGTAACTATCCGGATACATCTCGATTAATCCCAAGTGAATATAAAACAACAATTTTAGTAAACGGAAAGTCGTTACTACAAGCAATAGATCGTGCCTCATTACTAGCAAGAGAAGAAAGAAATAATGTCGTTCGTTTCTCAACGATTGGAGAGGGATTTGTTGAAGTATCCTCAAATTCTCCAGAAATAGGTAATGTAGAAGAGCAAATCTTGGCAGAGTCTATCGAAGGAGAAGAGTTAAAAATCTCCTTTAGTGCAAAGTATATGATGGATGCACTAAAAGCTATTGATGGACAAGATATAAAAATATTATTTTCCGGAACTATGAGACCCTTTGTTTTGAAGTCAGTACATGATGACTCCATTTTGCAACTAATTTTGCCAGTAAGAACATATTAA